The following are from one region of the Noviherbaspirillum sedimenti genome:
- a CDS encoding ABC transporter substrate-binding protein gives MQNMLHKTLTHALTGMALVSLTVCAHAQKKYDTGASDTEIKVGNIVPYSGPASSYGAIGKAMTVYFEKINKEGGVNGRKIKFISLDDGYNPAKTVEQTRKLVEQEGVLLLLSPLGSAQNSAIQKYVQQKKIPHLFVASGAAKWSDPKNSPWSIGWNPSYPVEASIYAKHILETKPNAKIAVLYQNDDFGKDYLKGFRSGLGNKVKDMIVSEASYEVTDPTMDNQIVSLKASGADTLVYFTSPKFSAQAIKKTGDIGWKPTQYLANVSIQIDSVIKPAGTDYAKGIYSVAYLKDTSDPQWQKTKEYNDWATWMKEYNPSADMAENHNVYGYSQAQLLVHVLKKAGDNLTRENIMKQAANLDTTLPMLLPGIKLKTTPDDYALIKRLQLIQFNGTVWNLTDKTYGQ, from the coding sequence ATGCAAAACATGCTGCATAAAACCCTGACCCATGCATTGACTGGCATGGCCCTGGTCAGCCTGACAGTCTGCGCTCACGCGCAGAAAAAGTATGACACTGGCGCCAGTGATACGGAGATCAAGGTCGGTAACATCGTGCCCTACTCCGGCCCGGCATCGTCCTATGGGGCGATCGGGAAGGCGATGACTGTCTATTTTGAAAAAATCAATAAAGAAGGCGGTGTCAATGGGCGCAAGATCAAATTCATTTCGCTCGATGACGGCTACAATCCAGCCAAGACTGTCGAGCAGACGCGCAAGCTGGTCGAACAGGAAGGCGTACTCTTGTTGCTGAGTCCGCTCGGATCCGCGCAAAACTCGGCAATCCAGAAGTATGTACAGCAGAAAAAAATACCGCATCTGTTTGTAGCCAGCGGCGCCGCGAAATGGTCGGATCCGAAAAATTCCCCTTGGTCGATCGGCTGGAACCCAAGCTATCCGGTCGAAGCCTCCATCTATGCAAAGCATATTCTGGAAACCAAGCCGAATGCAAAAATCGCCGTGCTGTATCAGAATGACGATTTTGGCAAAGATTATCTGAAAGGTTTCAGGAGCGGCCTGGGCAACAAAGTCAAGGACATGATCGTGTCCGAAGCCAGTTACGAAGTAACCGATCCGACAATGGATAACCAGATCGTCAGTTTGAAAGCATCGGGGGCTGATACGCTGGTGTACTTTACCTCGCCAAAGTTTTCTGCTCAAGCCATTAAAAAGACTGGCGACATCGGCTGGAAGCCAACGCAATATCTGGCGAACGTGTCAATCCAGATTGATTCCGTCATCAAACCGGCCGGCACAGACTATGCCAAGGGTATTTATTCGGTAGCGTATTTAAAGGACACAAGCGATCCGCAGTGGCAGAAAACAAAAGAATACAACGACTGGGCCACCTGGATGAAAGAATATAACCCAAGCGCCGACATGGCAGAAAACCATAACGTTTATGGATATTCGCAGGCGCAGTTGCTGGTCCATGTACTGAAAAAGGCCGGGGACAATCTGACACGGGAAAACATCATGAAGCAGGCTGCCAATCTCGACACAACGCTGCCGATGCTGCTGCCTGGTATCAAATTGAAGACCACCCCGGATGATTATGCACTGATCAAACGCCTGCAACTGATTCAATTTAACGGCACGGTATGGAATTTAACCGATAAAACATACGGGCAGTAG
- a CDS encoding branched-chain amino acid ABC transporter permease, which translates to MNTSFTSVFPRNVGRLGLTLGIAAGVLVLPFMVQNYVVFQLTLVMIYAIAILGLNILTGYNGQISLGHGAFYACGAYCAAILMDRFGMPFWATLPVAGGICFIFGLLLGFPALRLGGIYLALATFALAAAMPQLLKFKGFESWTGGSQGIILNKPEAPFEFSVFGVPFSQDHWLYFLSLAVLLFMFWIAANLLRGRIGRALIAIRDHPVAAAAMGINLPVFKSLTFGISAGFTGIAGAMAGITIAYVSPDSFSAFLSITFLVGVVFGGLASIPGAIFGAIFIMFVPNIADHISKSAPSAIYGIFLIGFMYLMPAGVAGILGKLVARFRGRAAGSARH; encoded by the coding sequence ATGAACACTTCATTTACTTCCGTATTTCCACGCAATGTCGGACGTCTGGGACTGACGCTGGGCATCGCCGCTGGCGTACTGGTCCTTCCTTTCATGGTGCAAAACTATGTCGTATTCCAGCTGACCCTGGTAATGATTTATGCGATTGCGATTCTCGGCCTGAACATTTTGACTGGTTACAATGGTCAGATTTCACTTGGGCACGGCGCATTTTATGCCTGCGGCGCCTACTGTGCGGCGATCCTGATGGACCGCTTCGGCATGCCGTTCTGGGCGACATTACCGGTCGCCGGGGGCATTTGCTTTATCTTTGGACTGCTGTTGGGATTTCCCGCACTGCGGCTTGGCGGAATCTACCTTGCGCTCGCAACATTTGCCCTGGCTGCAGCCATGCCGCAACTATTGAAATTCAAGGGGTTCGAGAGCTGGACCGGCGGCTCGCAAGGCATCATATTGAACAAACCCGAAGCGCCATTTGAATTTTCCGTTTTCGGCGTGCCTTTCAGTCAAGATCACTGGCTGTATTTTCTTTCGCTGGCAGTTCTGCTGTTCATGTTCTGGATTGCCGCCAATTTGCTGCGCGGACGGATCGGCCGTGCGCTGATCGCCATCCGCGACCACCCTGTCGCCGCTGCGGCAATGGGAATCAATCTGCCGGTTTTCAAGTCGCTGACTTTCGGGATATCGGCGGGATTTACCGGCATCGCCGGCGCCATGGCAGGCATCACGATTGCATACGTTTCACCGGACAGCTTTTCAGCCTTTCTGTCGATTACCTTTCTTGTCGGTGTGGTGTTCGGCGGGCTGGCATCGATTCCGGGGGCAATTTTCGGTGCCATCTTCATCATGTTCGTGCCGAATATCGCCGATCACATTTCCAAGTCCGCCCCATCGGCAATCTACGGCATTTTCCTGATCGGATTCATGTACCTGATGCCAGCCGGCGTCGCCGGCATTCTTGGAAAGCTCGTCGCGCGCTTTCGCGGCCGGGCTGCCGGAAGTGCACGCCACTGA
- a CDS encoding branched-chain amino acid ABC transporter permease — protein METFLLQLFSGLATGGIYALVAMALVMINQATHHINFAQGEMATFSTFIAWALINSGMSYWSAFLLTVTISFAIGVVVQRVILRPFEKAPALTNVIVFIGLMVIFNALGGWLFEQSLKTFPTPFAKDAWYASAYFSAHNVGMLGVMLAVLGSVYAFFRFTSVGLAMRAAALNPESARLVGIRVSWMLALGWGMAAAIGAVAGMMVAPIVFLDTHMMSGILLYAFAGALLGGIDNPWGAAAGGLIIGVLENLLGAYVIGTDLKLTMALVLIVGILTVKPNGLFGKVVVTRV, from the coding sequence ATGGAAACTTTCCTGCTTCAACTTTTTTCCGGCCTGGCGACAGGGGGAATCTATGCCCTGGTCGCAATGGCTCTAGTGATGATCAATCAGGCGACGCATCATATCAATTTCGCCCAGGGCGAGATGGCGACATTCAGCACATTCATTGCCTGGGCATTAATTAATTCCGGCATGTCGTACTGGTCTGCATTTCTCTTGACAGTGACCATTTCATTTGCCATCGGCGTCGTTGTGCAGCGGGTCATACTGCGGCCTTTTGAAAAGGCGCCGGCGCTGACCAACGTCATCGTATTCATTGGATTGATGGTCATCTTCAATGCACTGGGAGGATGGCTATTCGAGCAATCCCTCAAAACATTCCCGACGCCTTTTGCCAAAGACGCCTGGTATGCAAGCGCTTATTTTTCCGCCCATAACGTGGGCATGCTTGGCGTCATGCTGGCAGTGCTGGGCTCGGTGTATGCGTTCTTTCGTTTTACCTCAGTGGGTCTGGCAATGCGGGCGGCGGCCCTGAATCCGGAATCAGCCCGCCTGGTCGGCATCCGGGTCTCCTGGATGCTGGCGCTGGGATGGGGAATGGCGGCAGCAATCGGTGCCGTGGCCGGCATGATGGTCGCACCGATCGTGTTTCTGGATACGCACATGATGTCCGGCATTCTTCTTTACGCCTTTGCCGGTGCGCTTCTCGGCGGCATCGATAATCCGTGGGGCGCGGCGGCCGGCGGATTGATCATCGGCGTGCTCGAAAACCTGCTGGGCGCCTATGTGATTGGCACGGATCTCAAGCTGACGATGGCGCTCGTGCTGATCGTCGGCATTTTGACAGTCAAGCCAAACGGCTTGTTTGGGAAAGTAGTGGTGACCCGCGTATGA
- a CDS encoding ABC transporter ATP-binding protein encodes MSKLLEIRKLDAYYGSTQVLFGLDLELDQGKITAILGANGAGKTSTLRALCQVVRTRGEIRIDGKSIIGRSTEDVVRMGVAHVPDGRGTFTALSVEENLKIGAYSRNDKAEVARDIEKTYQRFPRLKERRAQQAGTLSGGEQQMLAISRALMLHPRLLLLDEPSFGVAPLMVAEIFGILRRINLEDRVSMLLVEQNATLALDFADHAYLLETGRVVASGESKIISGDEAVRRSYLGN; translated from the coding sequence ATGAGCAAACTCCTGGAAATCCGCAAGCTGGATGCCTATTACGGCAGCACCCAGGTCTTGTTCGGCCTTGACCTCGAACTCGACCAGGGAAAAATCACGGCCATCCTGGGTGCCAACGGCGCAGGGAAAACCAGTACCTTGCGCGCCCTGTGCCAGGTGGTCCGCACCCGAGGGGAAATCAGGATAGACGGCAAGTCGATCATTGGCCGCTCCACCGAAGATGTGGTCCGCATGGGGGTAGCCCATGTACCCGATGGCAGGGGTACCTTCACGGCATTGTCGGTCGAGGAAAACCTGAAAATCGGCGCCTACTCCCGGAATGACAAAGCAGAGGTCGCCCGGGATATCGAAAAGACGTACCAACGGTTTCCGCGGCTGAAAGAGCGGCGTGCGCAACAGGCAGGCACACTTTCCGGCGGCGAACAGCAGATGCTCGCCATCAGCAGGGCATTGATGTTGCACCCTCGCCTGCTCTTGCTGGACGAACCGTCATTCGGCGTCGCCCCGCTGATGGTGGCGGAGATCTTCGGGATCCTGCGCCGCATCAATCTCGAAGACCGCGTCAGCATGCTACTGGTAGAGCAGAACGCCACCCTTGCGCTCGACTTTGCCGATCATGCCTACCTTCTCGAGACTGGCCGCGTAGTGGCTTCGGGCGAATCTAAAATAATTTCCGGCGACGAGGCAGTGCGCCGCTCCTACCTCGGCAATTGA
- a CDS encoding ABC transporter ATP-binding protein, producing MTREILLSVRDITVRFGGITALNSVSFDVPRGGVCGLIGPNGAGKTTLFNCLSRLYRYESGDILFEGNSISNLPVHRIASYGIGRTFQNLAMFRTLSVRQNIMIGAHCRSRSGFLSSALRLRRVAQEEARLMARANELLALLGLGDVAERPVSDLPFGIQKRVEFARALAADPKLILLDEPAAGLNHEELADLTETIRLVQSKLGITILLVEHHMGLVMGISDHIVVLNFGAKIAEGTPAQIQSNPDVIAAYLGAPAAAGTPVQPAQPVQPFHAGAPA from the coding sequence GTGACCAGAGAAATCTTGCTCAGCGTTCGAGACATTACGGTGCGCTTTGGCGGCATCACGGCGCTTAATTCTGTCAGTTTTGATGTCCCGCGTGGCGGTGTGTGCGGCCTGATTGGCCCCAATGGCGCAGGGAAGACGACCTTGTTTAACTGCCTGAGCCGCCTCTACCGGTACGAAAGCGGAGACATCCTCTTTGAAGGAAATTCCATTTCCAATCTTCCGGTACACCGCATTGCCTCGTACGGCATAGGCCGTACATTCCAAAATCTGGCCATGTTTCGGACCCTGTCCGTGCGTCAGAACATCATGATTGGCGCCCACTGCCGGTCGCGTTCCGGATTCCTGTCGAGCGCCCTGCGGCTACGCCGCGTGGCACAGGAGGAAGCGCGCCTGATGGCGCGGGCAAATGAGCTCCTGGCCTTGCTGGGACTGGGAGATGTCGCCGAGCGGCCGGTTTCCGACCTGCCTTTCGGCATCCAGAAGCGGGTCGAGTTTGCCCGCGCGCTGGCTGCCGATCCCAAGCTGATCCTGCTGGATGAGCCGGCTGCGGGGTTGAATCACGAAGAGCTTGCGGATCTGACGGAAACGATTCGACTGGTTCAAAGCAAGCTCGGCATTACCATCCTGTTGGTGGAACATCACATGGGATTGGTAATGGGAATCTCCGACCATATCGTCGTATTGAATTTCGGCGCCAAGATCGCTGAAGGAACCCCGGCCCAGATTCAATCGAACCCGGATGTGATTGCCGCTTATCTCGGCGCCCCCGCGGCCGCCGGCACACCGGTTCAGCCAGCTCAGCCGGTTCAGCCATTCCACGCGGGAGCCCCAGCATGA
- a CDS encoding NAD(P)H-dependent flavin oxidoreductase encodes MFLVSGPELVIEACRAGVIGSFPTLNARTPEILGEWLSRMATASKDCAPFAANMILHKSNTRLEADFEQVLAYQTPIVIASVGRPDKVVERVHGYGGLVLADVASLRHARNAVAAGADGLILLTAGAGGNTGWLNPFAFVAAVREFFDGPIAVAGSISCGRDLRALQVLGADLGYMGTAFLGTTESMAPPEHKEAMLATDADGIVQTDALSGMPANFIRSRLEQARVISPDGSIAGDARTDVFSWKTVWSAGQGVGHVRAIEPTAAIVERLEQELMDCAQPGQGGHESSL; translated from the coding sequence ATGTTTTTGGTATCGGGCCCCGAGCTCGTCATTGAAGCCTGCCGCGCAGGCGTGATCGGCAGCTTTCCCACGCTGAATGCGCGCACGCCGGAAATACTCGGCGAATGGCTCAGCCGGATGGCGACGGCAAGCAAAGATTGCGCGCCGTTTGCCGCCAACATGATCCTCCATAAAAGCAATACGCGCCTGGAAGCGGATTTTGAACAGGTGCTCGCGTACCAGACGCCGATCGTCATTGCCAGCGTTGGCCGGCCGGACAAGGTGGTGGAGCGGGTGCATGGCTATGGCGGGCTGGTACTGGCCGACGTCGCGTCATTGCGGCATGCGCGCAATGCTGTCGCCGCCGGCGCCGATGGCCTGATACTGTTGACCGCCGGCGCCGGCGGAAATACCGGGTGGCTCAATCCGTTCGCCTTCGTTGCCGCCGTCAGGGAATTTTTCGACGGCCCGATTGCCGTGGCCGGCAGCATCTCGTGCGGGCGTGATCTGCGCGCCTTGCAGGTGCTGGGTGCCGATCTGGGCTATATGGGAACGGCCTTCCTCGGTACTACCGAGAGCATGGCGCCGCCGGAACACAAGGAAGCCATGCTTGCCACCGACGCAGATGGCATCGTGCAGACCGATGCCTTGTCCGGGATGCCGGCGAACTTCATCCGCAGTCGCCTGGAACAAGCGCGCGTCATCAGCCCCGATGGCAGCATTGCCGGCGACGCTCGCACCGACGTTTTCTCCTGGAAGACCGTGTGGAGCGCCGGACAGGGCGTCGGACACGTCCGTGCGATCGAGCCGACAGCGGCTATCGTCGAGCGCTTGGAACAAGAACTCATGGACTGTGCACAACCCGGTCAAGGCGGTCACGAATCGTCGCTTTAG
- a CDS encoding AMP-binding protein, whose amino-acid sequence MRLIDFFDRTATCYPHRVFLQQGEVARRYIDAHETSHRIAVALHRDEIHAGDAVGFYMPNDWRGVEAVYGALRAGAPLAQVNSRNGIEQNCAYLQDAGVKALFFHSRYAAEVAQVVPQCPAIRLVICVDGEDAHFPGLSSWMAPAGSRLPEVACRPEDAWAIVGTSGTTGRPKCVIQTHMTSMVYTLDMLYSLRVYESVRHLVVAPVSHFAGTFLFALSAVGATHILHDSVDILEIMRTIERERIEIVFLPPTVIYMMLAHPDVANFDYSSLKAFVYAGAPMASAKVAEAIRLFGPVMMNMFGQSEANGPIAFLRPEEHRPDDGPVWELRLQSIGRGSLLRRVEIMDDNGRLLGPNEPGEMVMRSWGNSAGYLNNPEATEELNRFGWMHTGDIGIKDDDGYVVLVDRKKDMIVSGGLNVYSAEVEQVVLSHPAVLAAAVVGVPHDKWGEAVKAVIQLQPGASLTEDEVILLCKKKLGSVSAPKTVEFWDELPRNATGKILKRAIRQRYWEGQERNI is encoded by the coding sequence ATGCGCCTTATTGATTTTTTTGACCGCACAGCCACATGCTATCCGCACAGGGTTTTCCTGCAACAGGGAGAAGTGGCGCGACGCTATATTGACGCCCATGAAACTTCACACCGGATTGCCGTAGCGCTGCATCGGGATGAGATACATGCAGGCGACGCAGTCGGCTTTTACATGCCGAACGACTGGCGCGGCGTGGAGGCGGTGTATGGCGCGCTCAGGGCCGGAGCGCCGCTCGCGCAGGTCAACAGCCGCAACGGCATTGAGCAGAATTGCGCCTACCTGCAGGATGCCGGCGTTAAAGCCTTGTTTTTCCATAGCAGGTATGCGGCCGAAGTCGCGCAAGTAGTGCCGCAGTGTCCCGCCATCCGGCTGGTCATTTGTGTTGACGGCGAGGACGCCCATTTTCCAGGGCTATCGTCCTGGATGGCGCCTGCCGGTTCGCGCTTGCCGGAAGTCGCATGCCGTCCGGAAGATGCATGGGCGATTGTCGGAACCAGCGGAACGACCGGACGGCCCAAATGCGTGATTCAGACGCATATGACAAGCATGGTCTATACCCTGGACATGCTGTATTCGTTGCGCGTGTATGAAAGTGTTCGTCATCTCGTGGTGGCGCCCGTCAGCCATTTCGCCGGAACATTCCTGTTCGCCCTGTCGGCCGTCGGCGCAACCCATATCCTGCACGACAGCGTCGATATTCTCGAGATCATGCGCACCATCGAACGGGAACGCATCGAAATCGTTTTCCTGCCGCCGACGGTAATTTACATGATGCTTGCGCATCCAGACGTCGCCAATTTCGATTATTCGTCGCTCAAGGCATTTGTATACGCAGGTGCGCCGATGGCCTCGGCCAAGGTGGCGGAAGCCATTCGCCTGTTCGGACCCGTGATGATGAATATGTTCGGGCAGTCCGAGGCCAACGGTCCGATCGCCTTTCTGCGGCCCGAAGAGCATCGCCCCGATGACGGTCCTGTATGGGAGCTGCGGCTCCAGTCGATCGGCCGCGGCAGCCTCCTGCGCCGGGTTGAGATCATGGACGACAACGGTCGTCTGCTTGGACCCAACGAACCAGGTGAAATGGTCATGCGTAGCTGGGGTAACTCTGCCGGGTATTTGAATAACCCTGAGGCGACCGAAGAACTGAACCGTTTCGGATGGATGCACACCGGCGATATCGGCATCAAGGATGACGATGGTTATGTCGTATTGGTCGACCGCAAGAAGGACATGATTGTCAGCGGCGGCTTGAATGTCTACTCGGCGGAAGTCGAACAAGTGGTGCTGTCGCATCCCGCCGTACTCGCTGCCGCAGTCGTCGGCGTCCCCCACGACAAGTGGGGAGAAGCGGTTAAAGCGGTGATCCAGCTACAGCCCGGGGCCAGTTTGACGGAGGATGAAGTCATCTTGCTGTGCAAGAAAAAATTGGGCAGCGTGAGCGCGCCCAAGACGGTGGAATTCTGGGATGAGCTGCCGCGCAATGCGACTGGGAAGATCCTGAAGCGGGCAATTCGGCAGCGCTACTGGGAAGGGCAGGAACGCAACATATGA
- a CDS encoding acetyl-CoA acetyltransferase, producing the protein MQKSIEERIPVIVGIGECIDRPAHAAEGLEPLRLMERAARNAERDAGADVLGAVDSVDVVCEVSWPYPAAPARLCALLGMHPQRAVYGPIGGETPLRFLHEAAIRIAEGLSEVALVVGAEAEYSVGLARKTGVSLPWESRDNTPIIRGNQFMHPQAVLHGIATPSTAYPLFENAATAAWKQSPRTAQDEAAALWERYAAVAAENPFAWLPKAITAAEIRTPGPANRMIAFPYPKSMVANPMVNQGAAVIITSLARARAAGVPEHKRIYIFGGAAADEPRDYLDRAQLDRSHAQSVVLETVLRDVGGDAGVFSAAELYSCFPIVPKIALRILQAPELLPTVTGGLSFFGAPLNNYMTHAVAAMVRHLRSRQRALGLLYGNGGFMSYHHALVLTSDPARANERLKRDYRVQAEADARQLPAPAVIADYAGTAVLETFTVMYDRNSAPAYGSVIARTPQDERVLARVPGADALGIRRLLDAELSPVGAGGHVAPASDGMLHWRFG; encoded by the coding sequence GTGCAAAAAAGCATTGAGGAAAGAATTCCGGTCATCGTCGGCATTGGAGAATGCATCGACCGCCCTGCACATGCTGCAGAAGGGCTGGAGCCATTGCGATTGATGGAACGCGCTGCGCGCAACGCAGAGCGGGATGCCGGAGCGGATGTGCTTGGCGCGGTCGATTCAGTCGATGTCGTGTGCGAGGTTTCATGGCCCTATCCGGCAGCCCCGGCCAGGCTGTGCGCACTGCTGGGGATGCATCCTCAGCGTGCCGTGTATGGCCCGATCGGCGGCGAAACGCCGCTGCGCTTCCTGCACGAAGCCGCCATCCGGATTGCAGAAGGATTGAGCGAAGTGGCGCTGGTAGTCGGGGCCGAAGCCGAATACTCGGTCGGCCTGGCGCGCAAGACGGGCGTGTCGCTGCCATGGGAAAGCAGGGACAATACGCCGATTATCCGCGGCAACCAGTTCATGCATCCGCAAGCCGTCTTGCACGGTATCGCAACGCCCTCCACGGCGTACCCGCTATTTGAAAACGCTGCCACGGCAGCCTGGAAACAGTCGCCGCGCACAGCCCAGGATGAAGCAGCCGCATTGTGGGAACGCTACGCGGCGGTGGCTGCCGAAAATCCATTTGCCTGGTTGCCCAAGGCAATTACGGCTGCGGAAATTCGCACCCCCGGGCCGGCCAACCGCATGATTGCGTTTCCCTATCCGAAGAGCATGGTGGCCAATCCGATGGTCAACCAGGGCGCCGCCGTTATCATCACCAGCCTGGCGCGGGCGCGCGCAGCAGGTGTTCCGGAGCACAAGCGGATCTATATTTTCGGCGGCGCGGCAGCCGATGAACCGCGCGATTATCTCGATCGCGCGCAACTGGACCGCTCGCATGCCCAGTCGGTGGTGCTGGAGACAGTGCTGCGCGATGTTGGCGGCGACGCCGGCGTTTTTTCGGCGGCTGAGCTTTACAGCTGTTTCCCGATCGTCCCCAAAATTGCATTGCGCATTCTGCAGGCGCCGGAACTGCTGCCGACGGTTACCGGCGGCTTGAGTTTTTTTGGCGCGCCGCTGAACAACTATATGACCCATGCAGTGGCGGCGATGGTGCGGCACCTGCGAAGCAGGCAGCGTGCGCTCGGATTATTGTATGGCAATGGCGGATTCATGTCCTACCACCACGCGCTTGTATTGACGTCAGACCCGGCCAGGGCCAACGAGCGGCTCAAGCGCGATTACCGGGTCCAGGCGGAAGCCGACGCGCGGCAGCTGCCGGCGCCTGCTGTCATCGCCGATTATGCGGGTACGGCAGTACTCGAAACATTCACCGTGATGTACGATCGTAACAGCGCGCCGGCATACGGGAGCGTCATTGCCCGCACGCCGCAAGACGAGCGCGTGTTGGCGCGCGTGCCTGGCGCTGACGCATTGGGCATCCGGAGATTGCTCGATGCCGAGCTTTCCCCGGTCGGCGCGGGCGGGCATGTCGCGCCCGCATCCGACGGCATGCTGCACTGGCGGTTTGGATAA